Proteins found in one Vagococcus carniphilus genomic segment:
- a CDS encoding DUF1700 domain-containing protein: MNKEHFLIELKLHLRQLSLVDQQAILTKYEELFETKTAEGLTEYQITKELPSPKEIAISILKEFNLEFQETKGPGNDWVEFSTMETQTPEADGYHPYNEAYDIGRKPDSGFIRFFQITGVALLNLFFMIWLIFGWALTLFIGWILTLTFVVSPLIGVYSFISLANSYGMFQLSMSILFCGAGLIGLLIMVPFSKVSFNLLKTYSRWNLQVLKGERAL; the protein is encoded by the coding sequence ATGAATAAAGAGCATTTCTTAATCGAATTAAAACTTCATCTTCGCCAACTTTCTTTAGTCGATCAACAAGCTATCCTTACTAAATACGAAGAATTATTTGAAACAAAAACGGCTGAAGGTTTAACTGAATACCAAATCACTAAGGAATTACCTTCTCCTAAAGAAATTGCTATTTCCATTCTGAAAGAATTTAACTTAGAATTTCAAGAAACAAAAGGACCAGGAAATGATTGGGTTGAATTTTCAACTATGGAAACTCAAACACCAGAAGCAGATGGTTACCACCCATATAACGAAGCCTATGATATTGGTCGAAAACCAGACTCTGGCTTTATCCGTTTTTTCCAAATTACAGGAGTTGCTCTACTAAACCTCTTTTTCATGATTTGGCTAATCTTTGGATGGGCTCTGACTTTATTTATTGGTTGGATTTTAACGTTAACATTTGTCGTAAGCCCTTTGATTGGCGTCTATTCATTTATTAGTTTAGCTAACTCATATGGTATGTTCCAACTTTCTATGTCCATTTTATTCTGTGGAGCTGGACTGATTGGCTTGCTCATTATGGTTCCATTTTCAAAGGTTTCCTTTAACTTATTGAAAACTTATAGTCGTTGGAATTTACAAGTCTTGAAGGGAGAGCGTGCCCTATGA